A genomic segment from Armatimonadota bacterium encodes:
- the rsmI gene encoding 16S rRNA (cytidine(1402)-2'-O)-methyltransferase — protein MPGTLYLVATPIGNLADITLRALDVLRGVDVIAAEDTRVTRKLLDHYQIPVAMTPYHQHSRGRKAEHLLALLEEGKDVAVVSDAGTPGISDPGHELIAIAIARGIRVEAVPGANAIITALVVSGLSTRRFTFEGFPPRPVGERRAYFESLRTEPRTMIFYESPLRLLATLKSALGTLGDRKAVVAREVTKKFEEIHRGTLSDAIARFTEVKAKGEITLVIEGSCVAAEPVSDDQVLEALQSFLAQGMSERDAVRHVTALYSRPRKEVYARMLKLKEEVEDEE, from the coding sequence ATGCCCGGAACCCTTTACCTCGTGGCGACCCCGATCGGCAACCTCGCGGACATCACCCTTCGGGCGCTGGACGTCCTCCGGGGCGTGGACGTGATCGCCGCGGAGGACACGCGCGTCACCCGGAAGCTCCTCGACCACTACCAGATCCCCGTGGCGATGACCCCCTATCACCAGCACAGCCGCGGCCGGAAGGCGGAACACCTCCTCGCGCTGCTGGAGGAGGGGAAGGACGTGGCGGTCGTCTCCGACGCGGGGACGCCCGGTATCTCCGACCCGGGGCACGAGTTGATCGCCATCGCCATCGCCCGGGGGATCAGGGTGGAGGCGGTTCCCGGAGCCAACGCGATCATTACGGCCTTGGTGGTCTCCGGCCTCTCCACTCGGAGGTTCACGTTCGAGGGGTTCCCTCCCCGGCCCGTCGGAGAGCGCAGGGCGTACTTCGAATCGCTCAGGACGGAGCCCCGCACGATGATCTTCTACGAGTCGCCGCTGCGCCTCCTCGCCACGCTCAAGTCCGCGCTCGGAACGTTGGGCGACAGGAAGGCGGTCGTCGCGCGCGAGGTGACGAAGAAGTTCGAGGAGATTCACCGCGGAACGCTCTCCGACGCGATCGCGCGCTTCACAGAAGTGAAAGCAAAGGGCGAGATCACGCTGGTCATCGAGGGGTCGTGCGTCGCGGCCGAGCCGGTGTCTGACGACCAGGTGCTGGAGGCTCTGCAGTCGTTCCTCGCTCAGGGGATGTCCGAGCGGGATGCGGTGAGGCATGTAACCGCGCTCTACTCGCGGCCGAGGAAGGAAGTCTACGCGCGAATGCTCAAACTGAAGGAGGAGGTCGAGGATGAAGAGTAG
- a CDS encoding NTP transferase domain-containing protein: protein MKGVVLAGGLGTRLYPLTYATNKHLLPVYDRPMIYYPIQTLVSAGILEVMVVTGGPHAGHFLSVLRNGKDLGLSHIEYAYQEKEGGIAEALSLCEDFADGGDIGVILGDNTTDADISPAVRSFESGARLFLKQVVDPRRFGVPVFDAAGAIAAVEEKPEEPKSGYAVTGLYIYDSRVFEYIRECRPSGRGELEITDVNNLYIRAGKLDYVELEGFWSDAGTFESLYRTNRFWAEKALAGGAT from the coding sequence ATGAAAGGCGTCGTATTGGCGGGCGGGCTGGGGACGCGCTTGTACCCCCTCACCTACGCCACGAACAAGCACCTTCTTCCAGTGTACGATAGGCCCATGATCTACTACCCGATCCAGACGCTCGTGTCGGCCGGGATCCTTGAGGTGATGGTAGTTACGGGTGGACCGCACGCGGGGCACTTTCTCTCCGTGCTGAGGAACGGCAAGGACCTGGGGCTGAGCCACATAGAGTACGCGTACCAGGAGAAGGAGGGCGGCATCGCGGAAGCCCTCAGTCTCTGCGAGGACTTTGCCGACGGCGGTGACATTGGGGTGATCCTGGGCGACAACACTACCGATGCCGACATCTCCCCGGCGGTGAGGAGCTTTGAGTCCGGTGCCCGTCTCTTTCTGAAGCAAGTTGTGGACCCCAGGCGTTTCGGTGTCCCGGTGTTCGACGCCGCCGGCGCGATCGCGGCGGTAGAGGAGAAGCCGGAGGAACCGAAATCCGGCTACGCTGTGACGGGGCTCTACATCTACGACAGCAGGGTATTCGAATACATCCGCGAGTGCCGGCCTTCCGGGCGCGGCGAGCTGGAGATTACGGACGTGAACAACCTCTACATCCGCGCCGGGAAACTCGACTACGTGGAGCTTGAGGGCTTCTGGAGCGATGCGGGCACGTTCGAGAGCCTCTACCGCACGAACAGGTTCTGGGCGGAGAAAGCTCTCGCCGGGGGCGCGACTTAA
- a CDS encoding ammonium transporter, which produces MPVSAADSRINAGDTAWMLMATALVMLMTPGLGLFYGGMVRRKNVLATILQSFILIGVVGVQWVLFGYSLAFGPDKWHLIGGLEWAGLRNVGLAPNDTYSSTIPHQAFMIFQMMFAVITPALMTGAFAERMRFKSFLIFTVLWATLVYDPVCHWVWAPGGWLRELGALDFAGGTVVHICSGIAALACAVVIGKRQGFGKDDMVPHNVTMTIIGAALLWFGWFGFNAGSALAANALAASAFVVTNTAAAAAALSWTFVEWWHRGKPTALGAATGAVAGLVAITPASGFVGPLAAIAIGSIVSVLCYFAIAMKSRLGYDDSLDVFGIHGVGGTWGAVATGIFATVAINSAGGNGLLYGNASLLAKQLIAIGTVFAYSFIATVILLKVTGAFSDLRVSHEEEESGLDLSQHGEIGYLF; this is translated from the coding sequence ATGCCTGTGTCGGCGGCCGACAGCCGCATAAACGCCGGCGACACTGCCTGGATGTTGATGGCGACGGCGCTGGTGATGCTGATGACGCCGGGCCTCGGGCTCTTCTATGGAGGGATGGTTCGCCGGAAGAACGTTCTCGCCACTATCCTTCAGAGCTTCATCCTCATCGGAGTGGTCGGGGTGCAGTGGGTGCTCTTTGGCTACAGCCTGGCGTTCGGCCCGGACAAGTGGCATCTGATCGGGGGGCTCGAATGGGCGGGACTGCGGAACGTCGGGCTTGCCCCGAACGACACATACTCCTCGACGATACCGCATCAGGCGTTTATGATCTTCCAGATGATGTTCGCTGTCATCACTCCCGCCTTGATGACCGGGGCGTTCGCCGAGCGCATGCGATTCAAGTCGTTCCTCATCTTTACGGTCCTCTGGGCGACCTTGGTGTACGATCCCGTCTGCCACTGGGTCTGGGCGCCGGGCGGATGGTTGCGTGAACTTGGCGCGCTGGACTTTGCGGGAGGCACGGTCGTACATATCTGTTCAGGGATTGCCGCCCTGGCGTGCGCCGTCGTCATCGGGAAGCGGCAGGGGTTCGGCAAGGACGACATGGTGCCCCACAACGTCACTATGACCATCATTGGCGCGGCGCTTCTGTGGTTCGGGTGGTTCGGTTTCAACGCAGGCAGCGCTCTTGCGGCGAACGCTCTCGCCGCGAGCGCATTCGTCGTCACGAACACCGCCGCCGCAGCCGCTGCTCTGTCTTGGACCTTCGTTGAGTGGTGGCATCGAGGCAAGCCGACCGCCCTTGGGGCGGCCACCGGTGCCGTCGCCGGACTGGTGGCGATCACTCCCGCCTCGGGTTTTGTCGGCCCGCTTGCCGCCATCGCAATCGGCTCGATCGTGAGCGTTCTTTGCTACTTCGCCATCGCGATGAAGAGCAGGCTCGGTTACGACGATTCGCTCGACGTGTTCGGCATCCACGGCGTGGGTGGGACCTGGGGAGCAGTGGCGACCGGCATCTTCGCGACGGTTGCTATCAACTCTGCAGGCGGCAATGGCCTGCTGTACGGCAATGCATCGCTACTGGCAAAGCAACTGATCGCCATCGGGACCGTGTTTGCCTATTCATTCATTGCCACCGTGATTCTGTTGAAGGTTACAGGAGCGTTTTCCGACCTTCGTGTGTCGCACGAAGAGGAGGAGTCGGGCCTCGATCTCTCCCAGCACGGTGAGATAGGATACTTGTTCTGA